Below is a window of Actinomycetota bacterium DNA.
AGTCGGGCAGCCAGCTCCGACGCCTGGCCGGCCGGCGTCTGCCGACCCCGCTGCGGCGGGGGCGTGTAGGCCCCTAGCCGGCGGCGCACCAGGTCCTCGATCTGGAAGACCTCGACCCGAGCGGCGCCCGTGACCTCCTCGCGGATCTGGGCAACGAGCTCGGGCAGGGAGATGGTCCCGGCATCGACCTGCATCGAGATCCCGATCCGGCGCCGGTCCAGCCACGCCTCGATGCCGGCCCGCACGTCGTCGGGGACGGGGCGAGGAAGCAGGAGCCCGGGACCCGGCAGGAGGCTCGGAGGAGGACGCATCCGCAGCGATACCGGTCCGCCGCCGCCAGGCTGATCATCGCGCTGCAGGCGGAGAAGCTGTCCGAATGCGACGTTGCCCACCTGCTGGTGCAGCGTCGCCTCCTCGACCGGCCGTGGTCCAGGCGGACGGTCCGACGTCCGCTCATAGCCGACGGTGCGGTCCCGCGCACGACGGCGCTCCGGACCCACGGGTCACCTCCGGTGCAGGCGGTGGACGGCAGGCAACGGGCCGACCGGAATCGACCCTACGACGAGGCGATCCGGCACGTCCACGGTCGCGGGCGACGGTGCCCCAACGGGCACGGCGCCGTTCCCGCACGGTGACCCCCCCGCCCGTTGTCCGCCTCCGTGGCCAGGAGGACGCTTCCGGCACCTAGAGCATCGCGCGCGAGGAGGCTGGTGATGCCGCAGTACCTGTCCCCCGGCGTCTACGTCGAGGAGGTCGAATCGGGCTCCAAGCCGATCGAGGGTGTCGGGACCGCGGTCGCGGCGTTCGTCGGTCTGGCGGAGAAGGGGCCGGTCAACAAGCCAACGCTGGTCACGAACTGGACCCAGTTCACCAAGGAGTTCGGCGGGTTCATAGAAGGTTCGTACCTAGCGCACTCCGTGTACGGCTACTTCCAGAACGGCGGTGGTGCCTGCTACGTGGTGCGCATCGGCACCAACGGCGAGGGCAGCAAGCCGACCGCCCGTGCGGCCCTCACGTCCGGCACGAAGGCGGGCCTCGAGGCCTACCGCATCAACGCCCTCGAGACCGGGACGGGCGACGATCTCGCCGTGGAGGTCAAGGACGTCGCGGAAGAAGGCGCCGGCACGGAAGGCAAGGCCGGGACCGCCTTCTCGCTGATCGTGAAGAAGGGCGGCCGCCCGGTGGAGACCTTCGAGAACGTCACCACCGATGTCCGCGCCAAGACGTACGTCGCAACGGTGGTGAACGAGCAATCCAAGCTGATCCGCATCGAGGAGGTCGGCAAGGGCACGCTCACCGAGCTCAAGCCCAAGGCCGGCACCGTCCAGCTGTCCGGGGGGTCGCAGGCCGCCCCAGCACCGCGGCTGGAGCCCGACGACTACGTCGGTGACGCTGCTGACCGCACCGGCTTCGGGGCGCTCGAAGCGATCGACGACGTCACCATGGTTTGCGTCCCCGACGTCATGGCCGCCTACCAGCAGGGGACCCTCGACCTGGAGGGCGTCAAGACCGTCCAGCTCGGCATCATCGCCCACTGCGAGCTGATGGGCGATCGGATGGCGATTCTGGATCCGCCGCCGGGACTCAACGCCCAGCAGATCAAGGAGTGGCGCCTGGACGGTGCCGGATACGACAGCAAGTTGGCCACGCTCTACTGGCCGTGGATCAAGGTGTTCGACCCGGCCAGCGGGACCAACCAGTTCGTGCCCCCCAGCGGGTACATGGCCGGGATCTGGGGCCGCAACGACGACACGCGGGGCGTGCACAAGGCCCCCGCCAACGAGGTGATCCGCGGGGCCATCGACCTGGAGCTCAACATCACCAAGGTCGAGCACGACCAACTCAACCCCGAGGGGATCAACTGCATCCGCGCGTTCCCCGGTCGAGGCATCCGGGTGTGGGGTGCGCGGACGCTGTCCAGCGACCCGTCATGGCGCTACGTCAACGTCCGCCGGCTGTTCAACTACCTGGAGAAGTCGATCCTCAGCGGCACCCAGTGGGTCGTGTTCGAGCCCAACGACATGGACCTGTGGGGTCGGATCCGGCGGACGATCGGATCCTTCCTCACCCGCAGCTGGCGCGACGGCGCCCTGTTCGGGGCGACCCCGGACGAGGCCTTCTTCGTGAAGTGCGACTCGGAGACCAATCCGCCCGACGTCATCGACGCCGGCCAGGTGGTGTGCCTCATCGGGGTTTCCCCGGTGAAGCCCGCGGAGTTCGTCGTGTTCAAGCTGTCCCAGTTCTCGGCCGGTGGCGCGGTCGAAGAGTGACCAGGAGGACGTGAGCCATGCCACAGATCTTCGGTGATTTCGACGCCCTGACCTCGCATGTCTACCAGGTGGAAATCGACGGCATCACGCTGGCGCAGTTCCAGGAGGTGTCGGGCATCTCGATCGAACGGCAGGTGATCGAGCACCGGGCCACGCTGCCCGGTGGCCAGGAAGCCATCAAGAAGGAACCGGGCCCGATCAAGTACGGCGACATCACCCTAAAGCGAGGGATGACCGACGACGACCAGCTGTACAAGTGGCTCGACGAGGTGGTCAAGGGCCAGCTCGACTCGGCCCGCCGCAACGGCTCGATCGTTCAGTACGACACCCAGTACGGCGAGGTCAATCGCTGGAACTTCACCAACGGGTGGCCGTCCAAGTGGGAGGCGCCCAGCCACAAGGCCAACGCCAACGAGGTCGCGGTGGAGTCGGTGACCATCACCGTCGAGAAGATCGAGAAGGGGTGAGCCGACCGCGATGGCGACCGTCCTCAGCAACCGGTACAGCATCGACATCGATGGGCTCCAGCTCGCGCACTTCAAGGAGGTGTCGAGCATCTCCATCGAGGTTCCCGCCGTCGAGCAGAAGGTCGCGACCGGGGAGGGCCGGGTCGAACTCCTGTCCTACCCGGGCAACGTGAAGTACGGGGACATCACGCTGAAGGCGGGGAAGGTCGCCGACGCGACGGAGTTCTACGACTGGCTCCAGTCCGTCGTGGACGGGCACTACCAGAAAGCGCTGCGCAACGGCACGATCGTCCAGTTGCCCTCCGACAAGGACTCGCCGTCCTTCACGGGTGATCGCTGGAACTTCGAGGGCGCGTGGCCGTCGAAGTGGGAGATCTCCCAGTCCGGGGCAGGGACGAACGAGCTGATCGTCGAATCGCTCACGATCAAGATCAGCCGCATCTGGAGGGACTAGCGGGATGCGGGCCGCATGAGGAACGAGGAGGCACCTGGATGGTCATGGGACGCGCACGAGCACCGAGTGCGGTCGAAGCGGCGGCCGCCGCACTCGAAGCTGGCGGGACACCGGAGCCATTGCGAACCGAGTTCCCGTTCGTCCTGCCGCGCGGGTACGTCGACGACTCAGGCCAGCTCCACCGCGCCGGCGTCATGCGGCTGGCCACGGCCCGTGACGAGATTCTGCCACTGAGGGACCCGCGGGTCCGGCAGACCGAGGCGTACCTCACGGTCATCCTGCTGTCCCGGGTCATCACGCGGCTGGGGACCGTTGACCCGATCAACCCGGCCGTCATCGAGGGGCTGTTCGCGACTGACCTGGCGTTCCTGCAGGACCTGTACAAGCGGATCAACCAGGAGGGACACACGCACGCGACTGTCACCTGCCCGTCGTGCGAGCACGAGTTCGTGGTGGACGTGGCAGGTGATGTGGAGGGGCGATCCTGACGTACGCGACCGATGAGCTCTTCGAGGAGGTCGCGTACGTCGCCTACCACAACCACTGGTCACTTCAGGAGATCCTCGATCTGGAACATCCCGTGCGGAGGCGGTTCGTGAGCCAGATCGCTGAGATCAACCGGAAGCTGTCCGGCGAGGAGTGAGCGGCATGTGGTCCAGGCTGTTCCGTGGGCTCTCCGGGTCGCACGGGACCTCCAGCGGCGAGACGGGCGCCCTCCGACGTGATGCGACGACGCCACCGCCCCGGCGTGGGTGGGCGTTACTCCCACCGTTCGACCCTCCCCTGCGCCGGGCCATGCCTTTGGCATCGGGCGTCTCCCGGTTCAGTGCGGACCTGGTGGCCCGGCATCAGGAGATGCGCTACCTCGCGCCCCTCGGACATGACGTCACCGTGCAGGCACCTCGCGGGATCGCCATCGGGATCGCCCGGGCCGCTGCCACCACGCCACGCACCGGGCCGTCGTCGGATCGACCCCTGGTGCAGCGGGGCCGCCTCGATCGACCGAACGCCGGGCGGCGGTGGCGACTGCCCTGGCCCGCCCCGTCACCGCCGACGCCCGCGCCCTCCCGCCAGGCCGACCCCGCCCGTGCTGCCGCTGCCCACACCCCCGACCTCCTGCCCCCACCAGGACCGCCCGTCCCCAAGACGCCATCGCCGGTGGTCGGCTCCGCGACCCTCCTCGCCACGCCGGCGACCATCGCCCGGATCGCCGAGCAGCCGACGGATCCACGCCCGGCCGCTGTCGGCACGGACGAACCGGACCCCAGACCAACGAGCACGCCCTTCCCGGTTGACACCGTCGCGCACGCCACCA
It encodes the following:
- a CDS encoding phage tail sheath subtilisin-like domain-containing protein, which gives rise to MPQYLSPGVYVEEVESGSKPIEGVGTAVAAFVGLAEKGPVNKPTLVTNWTQFTKEFGGFIEGSYLAHSVYGYFQNGGGACYVVRIGTNGEGSKPTARAALTSGTKAGLEAYRINALETGTGDDLAVEVKDVAEEGAGTEGKAGTAFSLIVKKGGRPVETFENVTTDVRAKTYVATVVNEQSKLIRIEEVGKGTLTELKPKAGTVQLSGGSQAAPAPRLEPDDYVGDAADRTGFGALEAIDDVTMVCVPDVMAAYQQGTLDLEGVKTVQLGIIAHCELMGDRMAILDPPPGLNAQQIKEWRLDGAGYDSKLATLYWPWIKVFDPASGTNQFVPPSGYMAGIWGRNDDTRGVHKAPANEVIRGAIDLELNITKVEHDQLNPEGINCIRAFPGRGIRVWGARTLSSDPSWRYVNVRRLFNYLEKSILSGTQWVVFEPNDMDLWGRIRRTIGSFLTRSWRDGALFGATPDEAFFVKCDSETNPPDVIDAGQVVCLIGVSPVKPAEFVVFKLSQFSAGGAVEE
- a CDS encoding phage tail protein; this encodes MPQIFGDFDALTSHVYQVEIDGITLAQFQEVSGISIERQVIEHRATLPGGQEAIKKEPGPIKYGDITLKRGMTDDDQLYKWLDEVVKGQLDSARRNGSIVQYDTQYGEVNRWNFTNGWPSKWEAPSHKANANEVAVESVTITVEKIEKG
- a CDS encoding phage tail protein, with translation MATVLSNRYSIDIDGLQLAHFKEVSSISIEVPAVEQKVATGEGRVELLSYPGNVKYGDITLKAGKVADATEFYDWLQSVVDGHYQKALRNGTIVQLPSDKDSPSFTGDRWNFEGAWPSKWEISQSGAGTNELIVESLTIKISRIWRD